The sequence GCCGCTGGGCGCCGGGGGATCGGGCGGCGCGGAGCCGTGCTCCTGCGGGCGGTCCGGCTGCCTCCAGTCGGAGGTCTCGGAGCGGGCCATGGTGCGGCGCGCCGCCGCCCAGGGGCTGGTGACCGGGTCCTTCCCGGAGCTGCTGGAGAAGGCGCTGGCCGGGGACGCGCGGGCGGTCGAGCTGTTCCGCCGGCGGGCCCGGCTGGTGGGCCGGGCCGCGGCCCTGCTCCTGGACATGTTCGACCCGGAGGTGCTCGTCGTCGTCGAGCCGGGGGCCGGGCGGATGCCGGAGTGCCTGGCCGATCTGCGCGCGGAGGTGGCCGAGCGCTCCTGGGTCTGCGACGACCCGGAGCGGGCCGTGGTGCCGAGCAGCTTCACCGGCTCGGTGCTGGCCGTGGCCGGCGGGGCGGTGGCGCTCGGCTCGCTGTACACGGACCCGCTCGGGCCGTGGCCGGCACTGCCCGCGGTGTCCTGAATCCGGACGCGCCGCACCCCTCCCGTCATCCGACTTAATTCAGTCAGTTGCATTGTTGACCGGCCCCGAACCCCGACGGGATGATGGATTCATGACCAGCCGACAGCGGAATTCAGGGAAAGCGTCCTCGGTGACGCGGCCCTTCCGCTCGTCCGCGCCCACGGCCGCCCCGCTGCGTCCGTGTTGCGGCCGCTGTCCGGGCCTCCGGTAAATACCCGCTGATATTCGGCGAACGTTCCGCGCGTCCGCGCGCCTCGCCGTGCGCGATTCCGTGAATGCCTCCGTGCGCACCGCCGCGCGCGTTTCCCCGCGACCACGGCAATTCCTCGCTGCCCTTTCCGACTTCCCACCCCGGGAGAGACGTTGACCGTCACTGTGCCCTCGTACGCCGCCCCTGCCGCCGTCCCCGCCCAGGCGGGGATCGCCCCCGACCGCTTCCGGAAGGCGTTCCGCCGCTACCCCGCCGGGGTCGTCGTCATCACCACCGACTCCGGCCGCGGACCCGTCGGCTTCACCGCCACCTCGCTCACCTCGCTCTCGCTCACCCCGCCGCTGATCTCGTTCGGCATCGGGACCACCACCTCCTCCTGGCCGCACTTCGAGCACGCCCGTACGGCGGTCGTGCACTTCCTCGCCGCCGAACAGCAGCCCCTGGCCGCCACCTTCGCGACCAGCGGAATCGACCGCTTCGCCGCCCCCACCCGCTGGCGCCGCCTGCCCGGCGGCGAACCGCTGCTCGACGAGGTGGCCGGCCACCTGCGGGTGGAGACCGAGCAGATCGTGCCCGCCGGTGACCACCGCATCGTCATCGCCCGGGTGGTGGACGCCCAGCTCGACGAGGGCCGTAGTCCCCTGCTCTTCCACGACGGCGCCTACCTCTCCCTCTGACCGGATCAGGACCTCTCCCATGCCACGCCACCGCACCTCCCCGACGCTCGGCCGCCGCTCGTTCCTCGCCCTCGGCGGCACCGCCCTCATCGGGACGCTCGCCGCCTGCTCCCCGCAGACGAAATCCGCGGCGAGCGCCGAACCGGCCGGAAAACTGCCGTCCGGGGCGCCGCCACCCGGCACGAAACTCTCCGTCGCCGTCCGTTCCACGCGTCTCCAACTCGGCCCCGCCGGACTGGAGAAGGACCTTCCCTTCACCGTTTCGCAATGGCCTAACCTGAGCGCGGGCCCCGATATCATCCAGGGATTCCGGGCGCATTCCATCGACCTGGCCGTCAACGCCGGAATTCCGCCGATCCAGGCCCACGCCATCGACGTCGGCGCGAAGATCGTCGCCGTGCAGGTGCGGAACAACCCCTCGTACGTCTTCGCCACCGCACCCGGCTCCGACATCCGGTCCGTCGACGACTTCCGGGGCCGGAAGATCGGGTTCTCCCAGGGGCAGGCCCAGGGAGTCGTGGTGCTGCGGGCGCTCAAGCAGGCGGGCATCGACAACAAGGACGTGGAGCTGGTCGCCCTGCCCAGCACCCAGTTCCTCACCGCCCTGCAGTCCAAGCAGGTCGACGTCGCCCCGCTCGGCGAACCCACCCTCACCAAGTACCTCTCCCAGTACGGCAAGGACGGGGCGCGCGGCGTGAAGACCGATGTCGTGGACCTGCTCTCGGTGCTCTGGGCACCCAACGAGGTGCTGAACGACCGGGCCAAGGCCGCCGCCGTCCGCAGCTTCATTCCGCTGTGGGCCAGGGGCCAGGTCTGGGCGTGGGAGAACACCGACGAGTGGATCGACACGTACTACGTCAAGGACCAGGGCGTCTCGCGGGAGGACGGCAAGCGCATCGTCGCCTCGCTCAACAAGCCGCTCTTCCCGGCCTCCTGGGACAAGGCCATCGCCTGGGAGCAGGAGACCGCCGACCTGCTCGCCGCCGGCGGATTCGTACCGGAGCAGGACGCCACCGAACTGTTCGACCGCCGCTTCGAGGGGCTGGCGGCCGAGGCCGTGTCCGCCCCGTACCGGGAGAAGCCATGACCGAGCTGCTGACGCACACCACCCGCCCCGCCCCGCCGGTCACCACGGCCGCCGCCCCCGCCAAGGCACCGGCCCCGGCACCCAGGGGCACCCGCAGACGGCTGGGCCCCGGCCGGGCCGTCCCCTTCGGGCGGCTCATCGGCCCGGTGCTGGTCATCGCCCTGTGGTGGGCCGCCTCCGCCACCGGCTATCTGGACCCCCGGATCCTCTCCGGACCCGGCACCGTCCTGTCCACCGCGTCGGACCTCGTCTCCAGCGGCCGGCTCCAGGACAACGTCCTCATCTCGCTCCAGCGCGCCGGACTCGGCCTCTTCTTCGGGGTGAGTGCCGGGGTCCTCCTCGCCGTCGCCGCCGGACTGAGCCGGACCGGCGAATACCTCCTGGACGGCCCGCTTCAGATCAAGCGCGCCATCCCCTCCCTGGCCATGCTCCCGCTGCTGATCCTCTGGCTCGGCATCGGCGAGCAGATGAAGGTCACCGTCATCGCGCTCGGCGTCGCGGTGAACATGTACATCAACACGTACGCCTCGCTCACCGGCATCGACAGCCGGTACGTCGAACTCGCCGAAGGGCTCGACCTGAGCCGTGCGCAGTTCATCCGCAAGGTCGTCGTGCCCGGCTCGCTGCCCGGCTTCTTCGTCGGGCTGCGCCTCGGCGTCACCGCCTCCTGGCTCGGGCTGATCGTCGTCGAGCAGATCAACGCCACCAGCGGCATCGGCTACATGATGTTCCAGGCCCAGCAGTACGCCCAGTCCGACGTGATCATCGTGGGCCTGGTGGCCTACGGGATCTTCGGATTCGCATCGGACGCGGCGGTCCGCGCCGTCGAGAGGAAGGTCCTGTCATGGCGACGCACCCTGGCGGGCTGACCGGCCCCGGCGCGACGGCCGTCGCCGCGCGCCCCGCCATCCGCACCCGGAAACTGGTCCGCCGCTTCGGCGACCGCGACATCCTCAAGGAGCTCGACCTCACCGTCGCGCCCGGCGAGTTCACCGCCCTGCTCGGCCGCAGCGGCTCGGGCAAGTCCACCCTGCTGCGGGCCGTCGCCCGACTCGACCACACCGTCGAGGGCTCCGGCGAACTCACCGTCCCCGACCGGGTCTCGCTCTCCTTCCAGGACTCCCGGCTGCTGCCCTGGCTCCGGCTCATCGACAACGTCACCCTCGGGCTGCGCGGCCCCGGGGCCCGGGAACGCGGCCTCACCGCCCTCGCCGAGGTCGGCCTGAAGGGCCGCGACCGCTCCTGGCCGCACGAGCTGTCCGGCGGCGAACAGCAGCGCGCCGCCCTCGCCCGCGCCCTGGTCCGCGAACCCGAACTCCTCCTCGCGGACGAGCCGTTCGGCGCCCTCGACGCGCTGACCCGGATCAAGATGCACGACCTGCTGCGCGAACTCTACGAACGCCACCGCCCCGCGGTGCTCCTGGTCACCCACGACGTCGACGAGGCCGTCGAACTCGCGGACCGGGTCCTGGTCCTGGAGGACGGCCGGATCTCCGTCGACCTCACCGTCGACCTCCCGACCCCGCGCTCCCGCCGCGACCCCCGCTTCCAGGAATACCGCGACACCCTGCTGACCGCCCTCGGGGTCGGCGGCCCCCAGCCCCTCACCGATGCGAAGGACTCCCATGACCACCACGCCTGAGCGCAAGCAGCTCCACCTCAACGCCTTCCTCATGTCCACCGGCCACCACGAGGCGTCCTGGCGGCTGCCCGAGAGCCCGGCCGAGGCCAACTCCGACATCGAGCACTACAAGAACCTCGCCCGGATCGCGGAACGCGGCAGGCTGGACTCGCTGTTCCTCGCCGACAGCCCCGTCCTGATGGGCGACCCCGGCCGCCGGCCCGCCGCCAAGCTGGAACCCACGGTCCTGCTCACCGCGCTCGCCGGGGCCACCCGCCACATCGGCCTCATCGCCACCGCGTCCACCAGCTACAACGAGCCGTACAACCTGGCCCGCAGGTTCGCCTCGCTCGACCACGTATCGGGCGGCCGGGCCGGCTGGAACATCGTCACCACCGCGGGCGCCGACGCGGCCCGCAACTTCGGCCTGGACGACACCCCGCTGCACCGCGACCGCTACCGGCGCGCCGGCGAGTTCGTCGAGGTGTCCACCAAGCTCTGGGACAGCTGGGCCGACGACGCGGTGATCGCCGACAAGGAGCGCGGGGTGCACGCGCTGGCCGAGCGGGTGCGGCAGATCGGGCACCGGGGCGAGTTCTTCCGCGTCGACGGGCCGCTCAACGTACAACGCCCCCCGCAGGGCTACCCGTTGCTCGTCCAGGCCGGCTCCAGCGAGGACGGCAAGGACTTCGCGGCCCGGTACGCGGAGGCGGTGTTCACCGCCCAGCAGACCCTGGAGGAGGGCATCGCCTTCTACAAGGACGTCAAGGAGCGCGCCACCGCCCTCGGCCGCAACCCCGACGGCATCAAGATCCTGCCCGGCATCGTCCCCGTCATCGGCGACACCGAGGCCGAGGCACTGGAGCTCGACGCCGAACTGGAGAACCTCATCGTCCCCGAGTACGCCA is a genomic window of Streptomyces sp. NBC_00708 containing:
- a CDS encoding ABC transporter permease yields the protein MTELLTHTTRPAPPVTTAAAPAKAPAPAPRGTRRRLGPGRAVPFGRLIGPVLVIALWWAASATGYLDPRILSGPGTVLSTASDLVSSGRLQDNVLISLQRAGLGLFFGVSAGVLLAVAAGLSRTGEYLLDGPLQIKRAIPSLAMLPLLILWLGIGEQMKVTVIALGVAVNMYINTYASLTGIDSRYVELAEGLDLSRAQFIRKVVVPGSLPGFFVGLRLGVTASWLGLIVVEQINATSGIGYMMFQAQQYAQSDVIIVGLVAYGIFGFASDAAVRAVERKVLSWRRTLAG
- a CDS encoding ABC transporter substrate-binding protein produces the protein MPRHRTSPTLGRRSFLALGGTALIGTLAACSPQTKSAASAEPAGKLPSGAPPPGTKLSVAVRSTRLQLGPAGLEKDLPFTVSQWPNLSAGPDIIQGFRAHSIDLAVNAGIPPIQAHAIDVGAKIVAVQVRNNPSYVFATAPGSDIRSVDDFRGRKIGFSQGQAQGVVVLRALKQAGIDNKDVELVALPSTQFLTALQSKQVDVAPLGEPTLTKYLSQYGKDGARGVKTDVVDLLSVLWAPNEVLNDRAKAAAVRSFIPLWARGQVWAWENTDEWIDTYYVKDQGVSREDGKRIVASLNKPLFPASWDKAIAWEQETADLLAAGGFVPEQDATELFDRRFEGLAAEAVSAPYREKP
- a CDS encoding flavin reductase family protein, which translates into the protein MTVTVPSYAAPAAVPAQAGIAPDRFRKAFRRYPAGVVVITTDSGRGPVGFTATSLTSLSLTPPLISFGIGTTTSSWPHFEHARTAVVHFLAAEQQPLAATFATSGIDRFAAPTRWRRLPGGEPLLDEVAGHLRVETEQIVPAGDHRIVIARVVDAQLDEGRSPLLFHDGAYLSL
- a CDS encoding ABC transporter ATP-binding protein — its product is MATHPGGLTGPGATAVAARPAIRTRKLVRRFGDRDILKELDLTVAPGEFTALLGRSGSGKSTLLRAVARLDHTVEGSGELTVPDRVSLSFQDSRLLPWLRLIDNVTLGLRGPGARERGLTALAEVGLKGRDRSWPHELSGGEQQRAALARALVREPELLLADEPFGALDALTRIKMHDLLRELYERHRPAVLLVTHDVDEAVELADRVLVLEDGRISVDLTVDLPTPRSRRDPRFQEYRDTLLTALGVGGPQPLTDAKDSHDHHA
- a CDS encoding LLM class flavin-dependent oxidoreductase — its product is MTTTPERKQLHLNAFLMSTGHHEASWRLPESPAEANSDIEHYKNLARIAERGRLDSLFLADSPVLMGDPGRRPAAKLEPTVLLTALAGATRHIGLIATASTSYNEPYNLARRFASLDHVSGGRAGWNIVTTAGADAARNFGLDDTPLHRDRYRRAGEFVEVSTKLWDSWADDAVIADKERGVHALAERVRQIGHRGEFFRVDGPLNVQRPPQGYPLLVQAGSSEDGKDFAARYAEAVFTAQQTLEEGIAFYKDVKERATALGRNPDGIKILPGIVPVIGDTEAEALELDAELENLIVPEYAKIQLAKRLKIAPDDLDLDAELPEDIPTEDDIEGAKSRYTLIVELARREKLTVRHLIGRLGGGRGHRTFAGTAEQVADTIEHWYDSGAADGFNIMPAVLPSGLEVFVDRVVPILQERGLFRTEYTASTLRGHYGLPRPANRLFDEIVRGAGDYGIGLAEAR